Part of the Bacteroides acidifaciens genome, TTCCATTAAAAGGTCTTCTGCTTTGAATCTTTTACAAAGAAAGCACATTCCCGGATAAATAAGAGCATTTGAAGCTATATTTTTTACGTAAACCGTTACGTTGCTTTTTACGCTCTCCTCTGACTGACGGCAATCATTCCTGACCTATTTTTGTCGCATACAAAACTATTTAAAACCTAAAAGTATGCAATACCATGAAATCGGAAAGACGGGGATGAAAGTTTCCTCTCTTAGTTTCGGAGCTTCTTCCTTAGGGGGAGTTTTCCATGATTTGAAAGAAAAAGAAGGTATCCAGGCGGTAGCTACTGCTGTTGAAGCTGGGATGAATTTTATAGATGTCTCTCCTTATTACGGACACTATAAAGCAGAAACCGTACTGGGGAAAGCACTGAAAGAACTTCCCCGAAACCGCTATTATCTGTCTACAAAGGTGGGACGTTATGGCAAAGACGGTGTGAATTTATGGGATTATTCTGCCAAGCGTGCTACCGAAAGTGTGTATGAGAGTATGGAACGCTTGAACATAGACTTTATCGACTTGATAAATGTGCACGATGTTGAATTTGCCGATTTAAACCAAGTTGTAAATGAGACACTACCAGCTTTGGTGGAATTGCGTGAGAAAGGTGTCGTAGGTCATGTCGGAATCACCGACTTGCAACTGGAGAATCTGAAATGGGTCATCGACCACTCTCCAAGCGGTACGGTTGAATCTGTCCTTAGTTTCTGCCATTATTGCCTGTGCGATGATAAACTGGCTGACTTCCTGGATTACTTTGAATCTAAAGAAATAGGTGTAATCAATGCTTCTCCGCTTTCAATGGGACTATTGAGCGAACGGGGTGTTCCCGCTTGGCATCCGGCTCCAAAGCCTTTAGTAGAGGCTTGTCGCAAAGCAATGGAACATTGCAAAGCGAAAAACTATCCGATTGAGAAACTTGCCATGCAATTCTCTGTCAGCAATCCTCGTATTGCTACCACTTTGTTCAGTACGACTAATCCTGAAAATGTGAAAAAGAATATCGCTTTCATCGAGGAACCGGTTGATTGGGAACTCGTTCGGGAAGTGCAGGATATTATCGGAGAACAGAAACGCGTAAGCTGGGCAAACTCATAAAACAGAACCGTTCGTATGGACTACACAATTATTGATGCGCATGCTCATCTGTGGTTACGGCAGGATACGGTCGTAGATGGACTCCCTATCCGAACGCTTGAAAACGGCCGTTCGTTATTTATGGGAGAAATCCGGCAGATGGTTCCACCTTTTATGATAGACGGAGTGAATAGTGCGGAAGTCTTTCTGTCGAATATGGACTATGCGCAAGTGTCTGCCGCTGTCATTACACAGGAATTTATTGATGGCATACAGAATGAATATTTAGCCGAGGTTGTTGCCCGTTATCCCAATCGTTTCTTTGTATGCGGAATGTGTGAGTTTCGTAAACCGGGATTTCTGGAACAGGCAAAAACACTTATAGCCAAAGGTTTTAAAGCTATCAAGATTCCCGCACATCGTCTGTTGCTGAAAGAGGGCAGGGTGATGCTGAATAGCCAAGAGATGATACAGATGTTCCACTATATGGAAGAGCGGAATGTGATGCTTTCCATCGATTTGGCGGATGGGGCGACACAAGTTTCTGAAATGGAAGAGATAATTCAAGAATGTCCCCGGCTGAAGATAGCTATCGGACATTTCGGGATGGTCACGTTGCCGGATTGGCTCGAACAGATAAAGTTGGCATGCTACCCGAATGTAATGATTGAATCCGGAGGAATCACGTGGCTTTTCAATGATGAGTTCTATCCGTTCAGAGGCGCGGTTAAGGCTATTCGTGAAGCGGCAGAATTGGTAGGAATGGAGAAACTGATGTGGGGTTCGGATTATCCGCGTACTATTACGGCTATCACCTACAAAATGTCCTATGACTTTGTGCTGAAATCACAAGAATTGTCAGAGAAGGAAAAAGCGCTTTTCTTAGGAGAAAATGCCCGGAATTTCTATGGCTTTACAGACCTTCCCGTGCTTCCTTACATCAAGAACATGTCTGAATGATTGAGAAAATAACCACATTGTGAAACAATATTATACCATGAAAAAGAATACATATACAATACCTCTGGCATTGGTCTTCTGCCTTTTCTTCTTGTGGGCGATAAGCAGTAATCTGCTTCCTACGATGATACGGCAGTTAATGAAGACCTGCGAACTGAATACCTTTGAGGCTTCCTTTACCGAAACAGCCTATTGGCTGGCCTATTTTATTTTCCCGATTCCCATAGCTATGTTTATGAAGCGATATAGCTATAAGGCGGGAATCATCTTCGGACTGATATTGGCAGCTATCGGAGGTCTGCTGTTCTTTCCGGCAGCTATCCTGAAGGAGTATTGGGCTTACCTCTGTATCTTCTTCATTATCGCCACCGGCATGTGTTTTCTGGAGACAGCCGCCAATCCGTATGTCACGGTTTTAGGAGTTCCCGAAACGGCTCCGCGACGACTGAACCTGGCACAATCCTTCAATGGTCTGGGAGCTTTCATCGCCGCCATGTTCCTGAGTAAACTCATCCTTAGTGGAACTCACTATACACGCGAGACTCTCCCGGTAGATTATTCGGGTGGCTGGCAAGCCTATATCCAACAGGAAACGGATGCCATGAAACTTCCCTACCTGATATTAGCCTTGCTGCTTGTTGCCATAGCTGTTGTCTTTGTATTCTCCAAACTGCCGAAGATTGGAGATGAGGGTGCCGAAGTTTCTTCTGATAAAGCGACGGCTGACAATAAGAAAGAAAAGCTGATTGATTTTGGAGTACTGAAACATTCGCATTTGCGTTGGGGAGTCATTGCGCAGTTCTTCTATAATGGCGGACAGACGGCTATCAACAGTCTTTTCTTGGTATATTGTTGTACGTATGCCGGACTACCCGAAGATACGGCGACTACTTTCTTCGGATTGTATATGCTCGCTTTTCTTTTAGGACGCTGGATAGGTACGGGACTGATGGTAAAATTCCGTCCGCAGGATATGCTGTTAATCTATGCACTGATGAATATTCTCCTGTGCGGAGTTGTCATGATATGGGGCGGAATGGTTGGATTGTACGCAATGTTGGCTATTTCTTTCTTTATGTCCATCATGTATCCTACGCAGTTTTCGTTGGCATTGAAAGGATTGGTGAATCAGACGAAGAGCGGCTCTGCATTTCTTGTGATGGCGATTGTGGGCAACGCCTGTCTACCGCAGTTGACAGCTTACTTCATGCATGCCAATGAGCACATCTATTATATGGCCTATTGCGTGCCGATGATTTGCTTTGTCTTCTGTGCCTATTACGGTTGGAAAGGTTATAAAGTAATCGATTAATAAATTTATTATCAAACATATCAAATGAAAGCAGTTCAAATTGTCAACCCCTCAGAAATGAAGGTGGTTGAACTGGAAAAACCGACCGTTGGCGCCGGTGAAGTATTAGTAAGAATCAAGTATGTCGGTTTTTGTGGTTCGGACTTAAACACGTTCCTGGGCAAGAATCCGATGGTGAAATTACCCGTGATACCGGGGCATGAAGTAGGGGCGGTAATTGAAGAAATCGGCTCGGGTGTTCCGGCAGGTTTCGAGAAAGGAATGAATGTGACGTTGAATCCGTACACTAATTGCGGTAAATGTGCTTCCTGTCGGAATGGTCGTGTCAATGCCTGCGAACATAACGAAACGCTGGGAGTGCAGCGTAATGGAGTGATGTGCGAATATGCCGTATTGCCTTGGACAAAGATTATTCCGGCAGGCAATATCTCTTCCCGCGATTGTGCGTTGATTGAACCGATGAGTGTCGGATTCCATGCCGTATCACGTGCGCAGGTAATTGATAACGAATTTGTGATGGTGATTGGCTGTGGTATGATCGGTATAGGCGCCATTGTGCGTGCTGCCCTAAGGGGAGCAACGGTCATTGCTGTCGACTTGGATGACGAGAAACTGGAACTGGCGAAGAAAGTCGGTGCATCTTATGTGGTTAACTCTAAGACAGAAAATGTACACGAGCGGATACAGGAAATAACGGAAGGATTCGGTGCTGATGTAGTGATTGAAGCTGTCGGCAGTCCGGTCACTTATGTAATGGCAGTGGATGAAGTCGGATTCACGGGGCGTGTGGTTTGCATCGGCTATGCCAAGAGCGAAGTGGCTTTCCAAACGAAGCTTTTCGTACAGAAAGAATTGGATATCCGTGGTTCCAGAAATGCGTTGCCGGCAGATTTCCGTGCCGTAATCAATTATATGAAAGAAGGGAATTGTCCGATGGAAGAACTGATTTCGAAGATAGCAAAACCGGAAGGGGCTTTGGAAGCTATGCAGGAATGGACGGCTAATCCGGGAAAGGTGTTCCGTATCTTGGTTGAGTTCTGATAAGTTCTTTTGATAAGAATAGTTGTTGATATGATACCCGTTGTTTCGGGTATGCAATAAGTGAGAGGAGGCTGCAAACAGTCTCCTTTCTTTGTGTGAGATGGGGTGATGTAACATGAGTAAATATAGATGTAACATTCTTCATTCGGTATGTAGCATCACAAAGAAATCATGTAGCATACTTTAGTCAATCTGTCTGTTTGCATTTTCTATTTTTGTGATGTGGAAGATAACAAGGAACATTTTAAATAATTCGCTTTCAAATAATAGATAATATAGCCAGTTAACAAAAAACGATGATTATGCTGAAAACAAAAATCAACACTATTCTGCTGTGTACTCTTTTTACATGGTTCTTCCCGCTATCAGCCGGAGCACAATACCGTAATCCTATTCTTTATGCTGACGTGCCCGATATGTCGGTATGTCGCGCAGGCGATTACTTTTATATGGTTTCCACCACTATGCACCTGATGCCGGGAGCGCCAATCATGCGTTCGCCGGACATGAAACATTGGGAAACTATCAGCTACGTATTTCCCCGCATTGACGATGGTCCCCGTTATGATCTGCTCGAAGGCACTGCTTACGGGCAAGGACAATGGGCATCATCTATCCGCTATCATGACGGTAAATTCTATGTATGGTTTACAGCCAATGGCGCGCCCGGACGCGGGTTTGTCTATACTGCGACAGATCCGGCCGGTCCCTGGAAACTTCTTTCCCGTCCCCCGCATTTCCATGACGGTTCGCTTCTGTTTGATGATGACGGGCGGGTGTATCTCTTTCACAGTACGGGACAGCTTACAGAGTTGAAACCCGATTTGACTGATGTGCTTCCCGGTGGCATCAACCAGCAGATCTTTGAACGGGATGCTGACGAACAAGGTCTGTTGGAAGGTAGTTCCGTCATCAAGCATAATGGAAAATATTACTTGCTGATGATTTCTATGGATTGGAGTATTCCCGGCCGTCTGCGTCGTGAAGTATGCTATCGTGCCGATAAGATTACCGGACCTTACGAAAAGCGTGTCATTCTTGAAACAGAGTTCGACGGGCATGGCGGTGTTGGTCAGGGATGCATCGTAGACGGGAAAAACGGTGAATGGTACGGACTGATTTTTCAGGATCGTGGTGGCGTAGGACGTGTGCCGTGCCTCATGCCTTGTACATGGACGGAAGATGGTTGGCCTATGCTGGGAGACAAGGATGGGCGCATCCCGAATGATACTACTTTGTCGTATATGTCAATGGAGGGTATCTGTGGTTCGGATGATTTTTCCGCTTCCGAGCTTTCCCTCTATTGGCAGTGGAATCATAACCCCGTCGATCAGGCATGGAGTCTTACCGACCGTCCCGGATTTTTGCGTTTGAAAACCTCCCGTGTGGTAGATAACC contains:
- a CDS encoding aldo/keto reductase, translated to MQYHEIGKTGMKVSSLSFGASSLGGVFHDLKEKEGIQAVATAVEAGMNFIDVSPYYGHYKAETVLGKALKELPRNRYYLSTKVGRYGKDGVNLWDYSAKRATESVYESMERLNIDFIDLINVHDVEFADLNQVVNETLPALVELREKGVVGHVGITDLQLENLKWVIDHSPSGTVESVLSFCHYCLCDDKLADFLDYFESKEIGVINASPLSMGLLSERGVPAWHPAPKPLVEACRKAMEHCKAKNYPIEKLAMQFSVSNPRIATTLFSTTNPENVKKNIAFIEEPVDWELVREVQDIIGEQKRVSWANS
- a CDS encoding amidohydrolase family protein, yielding MDYTIIDAHAHLWLRQDTVVDGLPIRTLENGRSLFMGEIRQMVPPFMIDGVNSAEVFLSNMDYAQVSAAVITQEFIDGIQNEYLAEVVARYPNRFFVCGMCEFRKPGFLEQAKTLIAKGFKAIKIPAHRLLLKEGRVMLNSQEMIQMFHYMEERNVMLSIDLADGATQVSEMEEIIQECPRLKIAIGHFGMVTLPDWLEQIKLACYPNVMIESGGITWLFNDEFYPFRGAVKAIREAAELVGMEKLMWGSDYPRTITAITYKMSYDFVLKSQELSEKEKALFLGENARNFYGFTDLPVLPYIKNMSE
- the fucP gene encoding L-fucose:H+ symporter permease, translated to MKKNTYTIPLALVFCLFFLWAISSNLLPTMIRQLMKTCELNTFEASFTETAYWLAYFIFPIPIAMFMKRYSYKAGIIFGLILAAIGGLLFFPAAILKEYWAYLCIFFIIATGMCFLETAANPYVTVLGVPETAPRRLNLAQSFNGLGAFIAAMFLSKLILSGTHYTRETLPVDYSGGWQAYIQQETDAMKLPYLILALLLVAIAVVFVFSKLPKIGDEGAEVSSDKATADNKKEKLIDFGVLKHSHLRWGVIAQFFYNGGQTAINSLFLVYCCTYAGLPEDTATTFFGLYMLAFLLGRWIGTGLMVKFRPQDMLLIYALMNILLCGVVMIWGGMVGLYAMLAISFFMSIMYPTQFSLALKGLVNQTKSGSAFLVMAIVGNACLPQLTAYFMHANEHIYYMAYCVPMICFVFCAYYGWKGYKVID
- a CDS encoding zinc-binding alcohol dehydrogenase family protein; the encoded protein is MKAVQIVNPSEMKVVELEKPTVGAGEVLVRIKYVGFCGSDLNTFLGKNPMVKLPVIPGHEVGAVIEEIGSGVPAGFEKGMNVTLNPYTNCGKCASCRNGRVNACEHNETLGVQRNGVMCEYAVLPWTKIIPAGNISSRDCALIEPMSVGFHAVSRAQVIDNEFVMVIGCGMIGIGAIVRAALRGATVIAVDLDDEKLELAKKVGASYVVNSKTENVHERIQEITEGFGADVVIEAVGSPVTYVMAVDEVGFTGRVVCIGYAKSEVAFQTKLFVQKELDIRGSRNALPADFRAVINYMKEGNCPMEELISKIAKPEGALEAMQEWTANPGKVFRILVEF
- a CDS encoding glycoside hydrolase 43 family protein gives rise to the protein MLKTKINTILLCTLFTWFFPLSAGAQYRNPILYADVPDMSVCRAGDYFYMVSTTMHLMPGAPIMRSPDMKHWETISYVFPRIDDGPRYDLLEGTAYGQGQWASSIRYHDGKFYVWFTANGAPGRGFVYTATDPAGPWKLLSRPPHFHDGSLLFDDDGRVYLFHSTGQLTELKPDLTDVLPGGINQQIFERDADEQGLLEGSSVIKHNGKYYLLMISMDWSIPGRLRREVCYRADKITGPYEKRVILETEFDGHGGVGQGCIVDGKNGEWYGLIFQDRGGVGRVPCLMPCTWTEDGWPMLGDKDGRIPNDTTLSYMSMEGICGSDDFSASELSLYWQWNHNPVDQAWSLTDRPGFLRLKTSRVVDNLFVAPNTLTQRMVGPKCMGTVSLSLAGMKDGDRAGLSAFNGDSGVLAVEKNGNKLSLVMSEQKSVFDKTKHAISRVDMTEQARIPLKKELIYLRVEGDFTNGRDEARFSYSLDGKAWIPVGLPIKMKFDYTRMFMGSKFAIFNYATRSVGGYVDVDSFDYSFCDASM